One window of the Sporomusaceae bacterium FL31 genome contains the following:
- the sspA_2 gene encoding small acid-soluble spore protein, translated as MARSNKPVNPGSENALDRMKFEVASELGIAEQVRSSGWSTMTSADCGRVGGQMVRKMIEQYESTLK; from the coding sequence ATGGCACGCTCGAATAAACCTGTAAATCCTGGTAGTGAAAACGCTCTTGATCGCATGAAGTTTGAAGTAGCTTCTGAATTAGGTATTGCTGAGCAAGTTCGTTCCTCAGGTTGGTCCACTATGACTTCCGCTGATTGCGGTCGCGTCGGTGGCCAGATGGTTCGTAAAATGATTGAGCAATATGAATCGACTTTGAAATAA
- the tsaD gene encoding tRNA N6-adenosine threonylcarbamoyltransferase: MEKIAEKQCFTLAIETSCDETSASVVANGRTVLSNIISSQIPLHQKYGGVVPEIASRKHIENVIPVVDEALIQAGVSLKDIAAVGVTYGPGLVGALLVGVAAAKALAFAADIPLVGVNHLEGHIFANFLAHPDLEPPFMSLVVSGGHTSLVYVKDYNEFELVGQTRDDAAGEAFDKVARVMGLPYPGGPHIDRLAATGNIAAISFPRALSEKNSFEFSFSGLKSAVLNYLNSAAQRGEPINQSDVAASFQAAVVDVLVSKAVQAAQQYGTKQLVLAGGVAANSMLKDRLGAACADMGAKLYYPDLVLCTDNAAMIACRAYYQFCGGKTADLYLNAVPSLKIG; the protein is encoded by the coding sequence TTGGAAAAAATAGCAGAAAAGCAATGTTTTACTTTGGCCATTGAGACTAGTTGTGACGAAACATCAGCGTCAGTCGTTGCCAATGGCCGGACGGTTTTATCAAATATCATCTCTTCACAGATCCCTCTTCATCAAAAATATGGTGGAGTGGTTCCGGAGATCGCATCGCGAAAACATATTGAAAATGTCATTCCAGTAGTTGATGAAGCTTTAATCCAAGCTGGTGTATCCTTGAAAGATATTGCGGCAGTTGGTGTTACTTATGGACCGGGATTAGTCGGTGCGCTGCTGGTCGGTGTTGCGGCTGCCAAGGCGCTGGCTTTTGCTGCTGATATCCCGTTAGTTGGGGTCAACCATCTTGAAGGACATATTTTTGCCAATTTCTTGGCTCATCCTGACCTTGAGCCGCCCTTTATGTCTTTGGTGGTATCTGGAGGGCATACTTCGCTGGTCTATGTCAAAGATTATAATGAATTCGAGCTTGTCGGCCAAACACGTGATGATGCCGCAGGGGAAGCTTTTGATAAAGTGGCCAGAGTTATGGGACTTCCGTATCCAGGTGGACCACATATTGACCGGTTAGCGGCAACTGGCAATATTGCAGCAATCAGTTTTCCTAGGGCTTTAAGCGAAAAAAATAGCTTTGAATTTAGTTTTAGTGGCCTGAAATCTGCAGTGCTTAACTATTTAAATAGTGCGGCTCAGCGTGGTGAGCCGATTAATCAGTCAGATGTGGCTGCAAGTTTTCAGGCGGCAGTAGTGGATGTGTTAGTGTCAAAAGCTGTGCAGGCTGCACAGCAATATGGTACTAAACAGCTGGTATTAGCAGGTGGTGTCGCGGCTAATAGTATGTTGAAAGATAGACTTGGTGCAGCTTGTGCCGATATGGGTGCTAAATTGTATTATCCAGACCTAGTGTTGTGCACAGACAATGCAGCGATGATAGCATGCCGGGCTTATTATCAATTTTGTGGCGGGAAGACTGCTGATTTATACTTAAATGCAGTTCCTTCGCTAAAAATAGGCTAA
- a CDS encoding ethanolamine utilization protein: MGVIGDVCRKITVLSPTQIEILDKLSGIFPLVCDLAHAQLTVYTKASDENLLVIAAQLKPNTSFSQYKPNLLGTTVFAAEEPLIWRTMSTGQPICGQREWALGMLMEMQTYPVRDHDGNIIAVVSFETSPDEIRTEGYSILLDTAYTLLVNARSPFDVKLYRALSASDGIIITDERGKITFANAAASSIYKVLGIGRIVGRHIYDRQINMRITKKTTTSQMPYETELEAGNLILVQRTIPIIQGGQVIRTVIIVADVTELKKKEKELLIKSAVIQEIHHRVKNNLQTIASLLRLQARRTNSLQVKAALRESVNRILSISVVHEFLSQQDAEIIDVAEVAKNILDLVIQNMLEPDFNLQTIFNGETVILPSEQASSLALVINELIQNSIEHGFIGRPEGLIGVDIATNQETYRIEIYDNGIGLPADFSTQASKSLGLQIVRTLIEDDLGGTFELYADKGTHARITIPRTIEGGR, translated from the coding sequence ATGGGAGTAATCGGAGATGTGTGCCGGAAGATAACCGTGTTATCACCGACGCAGATTGAAATACTGGATAAGCTTAGTGGAATCTTCCCGTTGGTATGCGATTTGGCGCATGCTCAACTAACCGTCTATACCAAAGCTAGCGATGAAAATTTGCTGGTTATTGCTGCTCAACTTAAGCCTAATACTAGCTTTAGTCAATATAAGCCTAATTTACTTGGGACGACTGTTTTTGCTGCCGAGGAGCCGCTCATTTGGCGTACCATGTCAACCGGGCAGCCAATCTGTGGACAACGGGAATGGGCTCTTGGCATGCTTATGGAAATGCAAACCTATCCTGTGAGAGATCATGATGGGAATATTATTGCTGTGGTCAGCTTTGAAACCAGCCCAGATGAAATACGCACTGAAGGATATAGTATTTTATTAGATACAGCGTATACACTGTTAGTGAATGCTCGTTCTCCTTTTGATGTGAAATTATATCGTGCTCTTTCGGCGAGTGACGGCATAATAATTACTGATGAGCGTGGTAAAATTACTTTTGCCAATGCTGCTGCCAGCAGCATCTATAAAGTTCTGGGAATTGGCCGGATTGTCGGGCGTCATATTTATGACCGACAAATCAATATGCGTATTACCAAAAAAACAACAACAAGCCAAATGCCTTATGAGACCGAACTGGAGGCAGGCAATTTAATCTTAGTGCAACGCACTATTCCGATCATTCAGGGCGGTCAGGTTATTCGTACTGTTATTATTGTTGCCGATGTGACCGAACTGAAAAAAAAGGAAAAAGAATTATTAATAAAATCGGCAGTGATTCAAGAAATTCATCATCGTGTTAAAAATAATTTGCAGACCATCGCCAGTTTATTGCGTTTGCAAGCTCGCCGCACGAATTCACTTCAAGTCAAAGCGGCATTGCGTGAGAGTGTAAACAGAATTTTAAGTATTTCTGTCGTTCATGAGTTTTTATCACAGCAAGACGCGGAAATCATTGATGTTGCCGAAGTTGCGAAAAATATTTTGGATTTGGTTATTCAGAATATGTTGGAGCCAGATTTTAATTTGCAGACAATTTTTAATGGTGAAACGGTGATCTTGCCATCAGAACAAGCCAGCAGCTTAGCGCTAGTGATCAATGAACTCATTCAGAATTCAATTGAACATGGCTTTATCGGCAGGCCTGAAGGACTCATTGGTGTTGATATTGCAACCAATCAAGAAACCTATCGTATTGAGATTTATGATAATGGCATTGGATTGCCTGCTGATTTTAGTACTCAAGCGTCAAAAAGCTTGGGACTTCAGATAGTAAGAACACTTATTGAGGATGATTTGGGCGGTACTTTTGAATTATATGCTGATAAAGGTACTCATGCGCGGATCACAATTCCCCGGACCATAGAGGGAGGAAGATAA
- a CDS encoding Fis family transcriptional regulator, translating to MQPLRVVIADNESIIRMDLKEILEEAGHSVVGEATDGLKAIELTRKYRPDLVIMDIKMPEMDGITAAKTISNEKIAPVLLLTAFSQKEIVDKAKDSGVLAYLVKPVKETNLFPAIEIALSRFQEFAELEQELEDVKNSLETRKVLDRAKGILMDAYNLNESEAYRRIQQYSMSKRKSIRDVAQAIVDSVTKKKGK from the coding sequence ATGCAACCATTGCGTGTAGTTATTGCTGATAATGAATCGATTATCAGAATGGATTTAAAAGAAATATTGGAGGAAGCCGGACATTCGGTTGTCGGCGAAGCCACTGACGGTCTAAAAGCCATCGAACTTACGCGCAAATACCGTCCTGACCTTGTAATTATGGATATAAAAATGCCTGAAATGGATGGAATTACCGCCGCAAAAACGATTTCTAATGAAAAAATTGCCCCAGTGTTGCTATTAACTGCCTTTAGTCAAAAAGAAATTGTTGATAAAGCCAAGGATTCTGGTGTATTAGCCTATTTAGTTAAACCAGTCAAGGAAACCAATCTATTTCCAGCTATAGAAATTGCTTTGTCGCGCTTTCAGGAGTTTGCAGAGTTAGAGCAAGAATTGGAAGATGTTAAAAATTCGCTTGAAACGCGCAAGGTTCTTGATCGAGCTAAGGGGATATTGATGGATGCTTATAATCTTAACGAAAGTGAAGCTTATCGGCGCATTCAGCAATACAGCATGAGCAAGCGTAAATCCATCCGTGATGTGGCTCAAGCTATTGTGGATTCGGTAACCAAGAAAAAAGGTAAATAA
- the groS gene encoding 10 kDa chaperonin: protein MIKPLGDRVVIQVLEGELKTKSGIVLPDTAKEKPQEGQVVAVGTGKLLDNGQRVALDVKEGDKIIFSKYAGTEVKLDGKDYLIVSERDILAIVQ from the coding sequence ATGATTAAGCCACTAGGCGACAGAGTAGTCATTCAAGTATTAGAAGGGGAACTAAAAACTAAGAGTGGTATCGTATTACCGGATACTGCCAAAGAAAAACCCCAAGAAGGTCAGGTTGTTGCTGTTGGTACTGGCAAATTGCTGGACAACGGTCAACGTGTAGCCCTAGATGTTAAAGAAGGCGACAAAATTATTTTCTCCAAGTATGCTGGTACAGAAGTTAAACTTGATGGCAAAGATTATCTCATCGTAAGCGAAAGAGATATCCTGGCTATTGTTCAGTAA